The following are from one region of the Corynebacterium hindlerae genome:
- a CDS encoding cation:dicarboxylate symporter family transporter encodes MGEYPAAQRLSASSATPRIAEPKKPRKDRTHWLYIMVIVAIVAGVTFGLVDPAHAKEWKVVGTMFVSLIKMIIPPVIFCTIVLGIGSVRAAATVGKAGGIALAYFITMSTFALAVGLMVGNYIQPGSNLHIAAVEHPKSAPDPSKATGTVGFIQSIIPDTMFSAFTSGSVLQVLFIALLFGFAVQGMGKAGEPILGFVAHLQKVVFKILNMILWLAPLGAFGAMAGVVGGSGMAAVKSLAVLMLAFYITCFLFVFVVLGLVLWVFGGFNIFKLLNYLGREFLLIVATSSSESALPNLMRKMEHAGVDKSTVGIVVPTGYSFNLDGTAIYLTMSAIFIADAMHMPMSLNEQIGLLIFMMIASKGAAGVSGAGIATLAAGLQSHSPALLSGVDVIMGIDKFMSEARALTNFAGNSVATLLVGVWTKSIDKERVKDVLNGKIPYVALPDDTHVDLRNPEVENAPNMTLQPTPQVDLDAYRH; translated from the coding sequence ATGGGCGAGTACCCGGCCGCCCAACGCCTCTCTGCATCCTCCGCCACCCCACGCATTGCGGAGCCAAAGAAGCCTCGTAAGGACCGTACCCACTGGCTGTACATCATGGTGATCGTCGCGATCGTCGCAGGCGTCACCTTCGGCCTGGTCGATCCGGCTCACGCGAAGGAATGGAAGGTCGTTGGCACGATGTTCGTGTCGCTGATCAAGATGATCATTCCTCCGGTGATTTTCTGCACCATCGTGTTGGGTATTGGCTCGGTTCGCGCTGCAGCCACCGTCGGTAAGGCTGGCGGTATTGCGCTGGCGTACTTCATCACCATGTCCACCTTCGCTCTTGCGGTGGGTCTCATGGTGGGCAACTACATTCAGCCTGGTTCCAACCTGCATATCGCAGCCGTTGAGCACCCGAAGTCCGCGCCGGATCCAAGTAAGGCAACGGGTACGGTTGGCTTTATCCAGTCGATCATTCCGGACACCATGTTCTCCGCGTTTACCTCTGGCTCCGTGCTGCAGGTGCTGTTCATTGCGCTGTTGTTCGGGTTCGCTGTTCAAGGTATGGGCAAGGCCGGTGAGCCGATTCTCGGTTTCGTCGCTCACCTGCAGAAGGTCGTCTTCAAGATCCTGAACATGATCCTGTGGCTCGCCCCGCTTGGTGCCTTCGGCGCCATGGCTGGTGTGGTGGGTGGCTCCGGTATGGCTGCCGTGAAGTCCCTGGCCGTGCTGATGCTCGCCTTCTACATCACCTGTTTCCTGTTCGTGTTTGTGGTTCTTGGCCTGGTGCTGTGGGTGTTCGGTGGTTTCAACATCTTCAAGCTGCTCAATTACCTGGGCCGCGAATTCCTGCTCATCGTGGCTACCTCATCCTCCGAGTCTGCGCTGCCAAACCTCATGCGCAAGATGGAGCACGCGGGCGTGGACAAGTCCACCGTCGGCATTGTTGTTCCGACCGGTTACTCCTTCAACCTGGACGGCACCGCTATTTACCTGACGATGTCCGCCATCTTCATCGCTGATGCCATGCACATGCCGATGTCGCTCAATGAGCAGATTGGCCTGCTGATCTTCATGATGATCGCCTCCAAGGGCGCTGCTGGCGTCTCCGGTGCTGGCATCGCCACCCTGGCTGCCGGTCTGCAGTCTCACTCCCCAGCGCTGCTCAGCGGTGTGGACGTCATCATGGGCATCGATAAGTTCATGTCCGAAGCTCGTGCGCTGACCAACTTTGCCGGCAACTCCGTGGCAACCCTGCTGGTTGGTGTCTGGACCAAGTCCATTGACAAGGAACGCGTCAAGGACGTGCTTAACGGCAAGATTCCTTACGTTGCCTTGCCGGATGATACGCACGTTGACCTTCGTAACCCAGAGGTCGAAAACGCCCCTAACATGACTTTGCAGCCGACGCCGCAGGTCGACCTGGACGCGTACCGGCACTAG
- a CDS encoding glutathione peroxidase, whose amino-acid sequence MSIYDTPVTLLDGTETTFKDWEGHLVLLVNTASECGLTGQYEGLQRLFDDYMMRGLFVIGMPCNQFGAQEPGSAEEIQQFCQANYGVTFPMLAKADVNGENAHQLYQIVKETPDAKGEAGDVQWNFEKFVISPSGEVIARFRPKTDPEDDEVIDLIEENLPI is encoded by the coding sequence ATGAGCATCTATGACACCCCAGTAACCCTGTTGGACGGCACCGAAACCACCTTCAAAGATTGGGAAGGGCACCTGGTGCTGCTGGTCAATACCGCCAGCGAGTGCGGCCTGACCGGGCAATATGAGGGTTTGCAGCGACTTTTCGACGACTATATGATGCGAGGCCTTTTCGTCATTGGAATGCCCTGCAACCAATTCGGGGCGCAGGAGCCTGGCAGTGCTGAGGAGATTCAACAATTCTGCCAGGCAAACTACGGGGTGACGTTCCCGATGCTGGCCAAGGCGGACGTCAATGGCGAGAATGCGCATCAGCTTTACCAGATCGTCAAAGAGACTCCTGATGCGAAGGGGGAGGCCGGGGACGTGCAGTGGAACTTTGAAAAGTTTGTGATCTCGCCGTCAGGTGAGGTCATTGCTCGGTTCCGACCCAAGACCGACCCGGAAGATGATGAGGTTATTGATCTGATTGAGGAGAATTTGCCGATCTAA
- a CDS encoding DUF2334 domain-containing protein translates to MHGALLVSISSIFDATRADTEKLISHLDSRGVPVSLLVAPHIDGNWHLAKDPATKQWLLDQQSADRAIILNGFDQAVQGRRAEFANLESHEARLRLKGATRQMQKIGFDTDLFAPPRWRLSAGTLQVLPEFGFTLVSSTRGIHNLDSGDFTQTRNLSFGEGYGAAKWWRRNIIRAVERGAAQGRTVRLSISARNLSDKKTARDFLEGVDKALRLGLTPRDYRDFR, encoded by the coding sequence ATGCACGGCGCTCTGTTGGTTTCGATCTCAAGCATCTTTGATGCCACTCGTGCCGATACCGAAAAACTCATCAGTCACCTGGACAGCAGGGGAGTGCCAGTGTCGCTGCTGGTCGCCCCGCACATCGACGGCAATTGGCACCTAGCCAAGGACCCGGCCACCAAGCAGTGGCTCCTTGATCAGCAAAGCGCGGATCGCGCGATCATCCTCAATGGCTTCGATCAAGCGGTACAGGGGCGACGCGCGGAGTTCGCTAACCTGGAGTCCCACGAAGCACGGCTGCGGCTCAAGGGCGCTACCCGTCAGATGCAGAAGATCGGTTTTGATACTGATCTGTTTGCCCCGCCTCGCTGGCGACTGTCTGCGGGGACTCTCCAGGTCCTCCCGGAATTCGGGTTCACGCTCGTTTCCTCCACGCGGGGAATTCACAATCTGGACAGCGGGGACTTCACCCAGACCCGAAACCTGTCCTTCGGTGAAGGCTACGGCGCGGCGAAGTGGTGGCGGCGAAACATCATCCGCGCGGTGGAGCGTGGGGCGGCGCAGGGCAGGACGGTCCGCTTGTCAATCTCGGCGCGCAATCTCTCGGATAAAAAGACGGCCCGGGATTTTCTGGAGGGCGTCGATAAGGCGCTGCGTCTCGGCCTCACCCCGCGCGACTACCGTGACTTCCGCTAG
- a CDS encoding SpaH/EbpB family LPXTG-anchored major pilin codes for MSTFSQRIAAVIAAGALAFGGTFAAMPSAGAQAGTETTPAPAPAAPTGEIDPKAQVTLTIKKYLGEIGDTSNGLDGAQFKIEKLNDVDLTTQAGWEKLAGLTAATANDVTEIKTVTTANGGTATVSTADTPNFTVGAYKITELNRAGYTTAAPFLITLPYNDAQSGNWNYTREVAPKNQNVQPNKQVDDSKGALGGTLTYTVNAPVPAGAMDRFIITDKLVDNLQLTSQSIVVGTTGKSTVALASPGDYTLSEDNNTVTVTFTREGMNKLQEARKDDPTLQVTVKFDAKVVSIPTDGKINNTATISLPNGAEVTTDVPADTDPNTPDGPTSTTFGDLTITKTGSDNKAELDGATFQIYQCQKQEDSTWQLLGQPLTVSRDQQASDLKDTIETTGGTAEAKAYGLPASSFSGGATGVVANQYCVLETKAPKGYVRNPDPQPVNYEPTSRAFTATVNNAKDSIIGQLPATGAWGIVLVFLVGIALLARGLYTSYKDNKQSA; via the coding sequence ATGTCAACCTTTTCACAGCGCATCGCCGCCGTCATTGCGGCCGGTGCCTTAGCTTTCGGCGGTACCTTCGCCGCTATGCCTAGTGCCGGGGCACAAGCCGGTACCGAAACAACTCCGGCTCCAGCGCCGGCCGCCCCGACCGGCGAAATCGATCCCAAAGCTCAAGTAACCCTGACGATTAAGAAGTACTTGGGTGAAATTGGCGATACGAGCAACGGCCTCGATGGGGCCCAATTCAAGATCGAAAAGCTCAACGATGTTGACCTGACCACCCAAGCAGGGTGGGAAAAGCTGGCGGGTCTGACCGCAGCGACCGCTAACGACGTCACGGAGATCAAGACCGTGACCACAGCAAACGGTGGTACCGCGACCGTATCCACGGCGGATACCCCTAACTTTACGGTCGGTGCCTACAAGATCACGGAACTTAACCGTGCTGGCTACACCACCGCCGCACCATTCCTCATCACCCTCCCCTACAACGATGCGCAATCCGGTAATTGGAATTACACGCGGGAGGTTGCCCCTAAGAACCAGAATGTTCAGCCGAACAAGCAGGTGGACGATTCCAAGGGCGCACTCGGCGGAACCCTGACCTACACCGTGAATGCCCCTGTTCCTGCTGGGGCAATGGATCGCTTCATCATCACAGATAAGCTGGTTGACAACCTGCAGCTGACCTCTCAGTCAATTGTTGTCGGCACCACCGGCAAGTCGACTGTGGCGCTCGCTTCTCCGGGGGATTACACCCTCTCTGAGGACAACAACACCGTCACCGTTACCTTCACCCGCGAAGGTATGAACAAGCTCCAGGAAGCGCGTAAGGATGATCCGACTCTGCAGGTCACTGTGAAGTTCGACGCCAAGGTAGTGAGCATCCCCACCGACGGCAAGATCAACAACACCGCCACCATCTCTCTTCCTAATGGTGCGGAAGTAACCACGGACGTTCCGGCGGATACTGATCCGAACACTCCCGATGGCCCTACCTCCACCACCTTCGGTGACCTGACCATCACCAAGACCGGTAGCGACAACAAGGCAGAACTCGACGGGGCAACCTTCCAGATCTACCAGTGCCAAAAGCAAGAGGATTCGACTTGGCAGCTGCTGGGTCAGCCCCTCACGGTATCCCGAGATCAGCAAGCCTCAGACCTGAAGGACACCATTGAAACCACTGGTGGCACTGCCGAAGCAAAGGCATACGGTCTTCCTGCATCCTCCTTCTCCGGTGGCGCTACGGGTGTAGTAGCAAACCAGTACTGTGTGCTGGAAACCAAGGCACCAAAGGGGTACGTCCGTAACCCAGACCCACAGCCTGTCAACTATGAACCGACTAGCCGTGCTTTCACCGCCACGGTGAACAACGCGAAAGACTCCATCATCGGTCAGCTCCCAGCCACCGGTGCCTGGGGAATTGTGTTGGTGTTCTTGGTCGGTATCGCGCTGCTTGCCCGCGGCCTGTACACCTCCTACAAAGACAACAAGCAGTCTGCGTAA